From one Magnetococcales bacterium genomic stretch:
- a CDS encoding PAS domain-containing protein, protein MAFKPTLRTQLLLVVILPLLVVGITSLASIFALEDTNFEQILHTKHDYYANTLDSIIHSKGDFLSFSATLIRQNKPLIQSLKNGDAATIANHTDNLWNQVSDGIQVLFFWRQEESQGKILYAMGEMGAGLDDFSVPLLEQVAREKRAAFGVETFPDGQVRLMQVSPYFNAPGKPYNLVVQGIDFDQVLKKFSTIVGVDNVVLEVWKDGEKGQSGHYHLREHHLAEYHYPLTNAAGHPIAQVTVTENLSVLYKAFEKSERITFLTLSGQILLSLILIYRFLIWLGRRTGSILDMLHWISQGRALDHGQTVANPDELQRIDQGIRALSQTIEESRERLTRAKEAAEREVVERKQAQSDLQALSQQNKLLLEGAGEGIYGIDLEGHTTFINPAGAKMVGWEPEELIGKPQHALLHHTRPDGTPYPAEACPVHAASQDGQVHFKDNELFWRRDGTSFAVEYTSTPIREGDEIKGAVVVFRDITRRSENEKRTQRSITFQMVLNAIYQISFQDIPLEYQLGRALGKVLTIPWLFVQSKGAIFLVDEDSRELRLVAQKGLPDALLTQCARLPFGHCLCGRAALERRVIHAAHVDDRHDTTFPDMAPHGHYVVPLVTGQRLIGVLTLYLEDGHIREPEEEDLLKAVGNSIASLIERGRAEENMRTLNVSLEERVQERTLELQEYVESLKEAQDQLVRSERMAALGGLVAGISHEIKTPVGISYTSATHLETETKRFLDKLQEGTLARADLVVYLDEVEGASELIINNLKRAAELIQSFKAVAVDQTSQEKRTFDLGLYLDEILLSLRPELKKSDHKVAVICPEGVEVKNYPGALSQIVTNLIMNSLDHGFDGKESGEICLEAVSDNGTISLSYTDNGQGMDANTLKRMYEPFFTTNRNKGGSGLGMHIVFNLVTQRLNGTLHCDSGPGEGVRFLIQFPKQV, encoded by the coding sequence ATGGCCTTTAAACCAACCCTCCGCACTCAGCTGTTACTGGTTGTAATTCTGCCACTATTGGTCGTAGGTATCACCTCCCTGGCATCTATTTTTGCCTTGGAGGATACCAACTTCGAACAGATCCTGCACACCAAGCACGACTATTATGCCAACACCCTGGATTCGATCATCCACTCCAAGGGGGATTTTCTCTCCTTCAGCGCCACCCTGATCCGGCAAAACAAACCCCTCATTCAATCCCTGAAAAACGGTGATGCCGCTACCATCGCCAACCATACCGACAACCTTTGGAACCAGGTTTCCGACGGGATTCAGGTGCTCTTTTTTTGGCGTCAGGAGGAGAGCCAAGGGAAAATTCTTTATGCCATGGGAGAGATGGGGGCCGGGTTGGACGATTTTAGCGTTCCGCTCCTGGAGCAGGTCGCCAGGGAAAAGCGGGCTGCTTTCGGGGTGGAAACATTTCCCGACGGCCAAGTCCGGCTGATGCAGGTTTCCCCCTATTTCAACGCCCCGGGAAAACCCTATAACCTGGTGGTGCAGGGAATTGATTTTGATCAGGTTTTAAAGAAGTTCAGCACGATTGTCGGGGTGGATAATGTCGTGCTGGAGGTTTGGAAGGATGGGGAGAAGGGTCAGAGTGGCCACTACCATCTGCGGGAGCACCATCTGGCTGAATATCACTATCCTCTCACTAACGCAGCAGGCCATCCCATCGCCCAGGTCACGGTTACCGAAAATCTTTCGGTTCTTTACAAGGCCTTTGAAAAATCGGAGCGGATTACCTTTTTGACTCTGAGCGGCCAGATTCTTCTCTCCCTTATTCTGATCTATCGTTTTTTGATCTGGCTGGGCAGGCGTACCGGATCCATCCTCGACATGCTCCACTGGATTTCCCAGGGGCGGGCTTTGGATCATGGGCAGACGGTGGCCAACCCGGATGAATTGCAGCGCATTGATCAGGGGATCCGTGCTCTCAGCCAGACGATTGAGGAGAGCCGGGAGCGCCTTACCAGAGCCAAGGAGGCTGCCGAGCGGGAGGTGGTTGAACGCAAACAGGCTCAATCTGATCTCCAGGCGTTGAGTCAACAGAACAAACTCTTGTTGGAGGGGGCCGGGGAGGGGATTTACGGTATCGATCTGGAAGGTCATACCACCTTCATCAATCCCGCTGGTGCCAAAATGGTCGGCTGGGAGCCTGAGGAGTTGATCGGCAAACCCCAGCATGCCCTCCTTCATCACACCCGGCCCGACGGAACTCCCTATCCGGCAGAAGCGTGCCCCGTTCATGCCGCCAGTCAGGATGGCCAGGTCCATTTTAAGGATAATGAACTTTTTTGGCGGCGGGACGGCACCAGCTTTGCGGTGGAATATACCTCCACGCCCATTCGGGAGGGGGATGAAATCAAAGGGGCAGTGGTGGTGTTCCGGGATATCACCCGGCGCAGTGAAAATGAAAAAAGAACCCAGCGTTCCATCACTTTTCAGATGGTTCTCAATGCCATCTACCAAATTTCCTTCCAAGATATCCCCCTGGAGTATCAGTTGGGCCGGGCCCTTGGAAAAGTACTCACCATTCCCTGGCTTTTTGTGCAATCCAAAGGGGCCATATTTTTGGTGGATGAGGATAGCAGGGAGCTGCGTCTGGTGGCTCAAAAGGGATTGCCGGATGCGTTGTTGACCCAATGCGCCCGCTTGCCCTTTGGTCACTGTCTCTGTGGTCGTGCTGCCCTGGAAAGGCGGGTCATCCATGCGGCACATGTAGATGATCGTCACGACACCACCTTCCCGGATATGGCCCCCCATGGTCATTATGTGGTGCCTCTGGTCACTGGTCAGCGCCTGATTGGGGTGTTGACTCTCTACCTGGAAGATGGCCACATCCGGGAGCCAGAGGAGGAGGATCTGCTCAAGGCGGTGGGCAACTCCATTGCCAGCCTCATCGAAAGAGGGCGGGCTGAGGAAAACATGCGCACCCTGAACGTCAGCCTGGAAGAGCGGGTTCAAGAGCGCACCCTGGAGCTACAGGAATATGTGGAATCACTGAAGGAGGCCCAGGATCAACTGGTGCGCTCCGAGCGGATGGCGGCCCTGGGGGGGCTGGTGGCCGGGATCTCCCATGAAATCAAAACCCCGGTGGGTATCAGCTACACCTCCGCCACTCATCTGGAGACTGAAACCAAGCGGTTTTTGGATAAACTTCAGGAAGGAACACTGGCCCGGGCTGATTTGGTGGTTTATCTGGACGAGGTGGAGGGGGCCTCGGAGTTGATCATCAACAACCTCAAACGGGCCGCAGAGCTGATCCAGAGCTTCAAGGCGGTGGCGGTGGATCAAACCAGTCAGGAAAAACGCACCTTTGATCTCGGCCTCTATCTGGATGAAATTCTCTTAAGCCTGCGTCCCGAACTGAAAAAGAGTGATCACAAGGTGGCGGTTATCTGTCCGGAGGGGGTAGAGGTGAAAAATTATCCCGGGGCCTTGTCACAGATTGTCACTAATCTTATCATGAACTCTCTTGACCATGGGTTTGATGGAAAAGAGAGCGGCGAGATTTGCCTGGAGGCGGTTTCAGATAATGGAACCATCTCCCTAAGCTATACCGATAACGGTCAGGGGATGGATGCCAACACCTTGAAACGCATGTATGAGCCATTTTTTACCACCAACCGCAATAAGGGCGGGAGTGGATTGGGGATGCACATTGTTTTCAATCTGGTGACCCAGCGACTGAACGGCACCTTGCACTGTGACAGTGGCCCCGGAGAAGGGGTCCGGTTCTTGATTCAATTTCCGAAACAAGTTTAA